In one window of Henckelia pumila isolate YLH828 chromosome 1, ASM3356847v2, whole genome shotgun sequence DNA:
- the LOC140875924 gene encoding uncharacterized protein, which produces MFICGSGSFSHEDENERYTSPCSTPKRSKKNTSFCRIGKDSSNKNPYAGRGLDKFYALLAELDDKKQKIYTQVGSDEISLVRFVYPNDSDQVKPIVVKSKEKNTIQGFAKNHQRGDNIPAVHVQVAQDKIESAAEIPDHKEAKRSSLAGFRVEKLRHPYYYFPLILMMILLFLVVYGRSFAILCTSIGWYLIPTVNGIGNYSSSTRTLKRKKESSARKFISEKKIVNNQGSSSPTSVLNGLITVDKSPQHQEMGRRRSF; this is translated from the coding sequence ATGTTTATCTGTGGCAGCGGAAGCTTCAGCCATGAAGACGAAAACGAACGCTACACCAGTCCATGTTCGACCCCGAAGAGATCGAAAAAGAACACGAGTTTCTGCAGAATCGGCAAAGATAGCAGCAACAAGAACCCTTATGCAGGCAGGGGTTTGGACAAATTCTACGCACTTTTAGCTGAACTTGATGACAAGAAGCAGAAGATCTACACCCAAGTTGGGTCCGACGAGATATCCTTGGTGCGTTTCGTTTACCCAAATGATTCCGACCAGGTGAAGCCCATCGTCGTCAAGTCCAAAGAGAAGAACACAATACAGGGTTTTGCCAAGAATCATCAGAGAGGCGATAATATTCCGGCGGTTCATGTTCAAGTGGCGCAAGACAAGATTGAAAGCGCGGCGGAGATCCCTGATCATAAAGAGGCTAAAAGGAGCTCCTTGGCCGGTTTCAGGGTGGAGAAATTGAGGCATCCTTATTACTATTTCCCACTGATCTTGATGATGATTCTGTTGTTTCTTGTTGTTTATGGGAGATCTTTTGCGATTCTGTGTACTTCGATTGGATGGTATCTGATTCCCACTGTGAATGGTATTGGGAATTATTCATCGAGCACTAGAACGTTGAAGAGGAAGAAGGAATCATCAGCAAGGAAATTTATAAGCGAGAAAAAGATTGTAAATAACCAAGGATCGTCTTCTCCGACAAGTGTTCTTAATGGGCTAATTACAGTAGATAAGTCACCTCAACACCAAGAAATGGGGCGTAGAAGAAGCTTTTGA
- the LOC140865608 gene encoding uncharacterized protein, whose product MVLLGNNQSSRIKGSGNIRIRIHDGIERVLTKVRYVPELKRNLISLGTLDFQGYSFKSGADSILVSKGYLVVMKAVKRNLLYVLQGDTIIGSTTSIQEQQDRTKLWHLRLGHTKDEAYDKFREWLLAVENKSDRIVKHLRTDNGLEYLSDKFVKLCKEKGITRHRTVTGTPQQNDLAERMNRTLLERVRCMLINASLSKSFWGEALSTACYLDSQISVNDKLPIEVEYSVPNKESDEMQDYDMTASDPKENLSTYNLARDRTRREIRAPKRFGETDLAWYALTVAEEVEYSEPDTYDEAMTSKQKNKWIEAMNEEMNSLEKNQTWTLVDRPKHQKTLGCKLGLKFEKQQDGIDPVVGYVDSNFAGNLDTRKSLTGYVFTFYGTTITWKSNLQSVVALSTTEAEFIVVTEAIKEGLWLKGMIAELGVKQDQVVIASEENHTDAMTKSLPYAKFKKCLDLVNAVIGN is encoded by the exons ATGGTATTGTTGGGGAATAATCAGTCATCCAGAATAAAAGGCTCTGGaaatatcagaataaggatACATGATGGGATTGAAAGAGTACTCACCAAGGTGAGGTATGTGCCTgagttgaagagaaacttgatatcattgggaacACTTGATTTTCAGggatattcattcaaatcaggaGCAGACAGTATCTTAGTGTCAAAAGGATATCTTGTTGTTATGAAGGCTGTCAAAAGGAACCTCTTGTATGTACTACAAGGTGATACAATTATTGGAAGTACAACTAGTATTCAGGAACAGCAGGACAGAACCAAGCTATGGCATCTGAGGCTTGGACAC actaaggatgaagcATATGACAAGTTCAGAGAATGGCTACTGGCAGTAGAGAACAAGAGTGATAGAATAGTTAAACACCTAAGAACAGATAATggactggaatatttatcagaTAAGTTTGTCAAGCTATGTAAGGAGAAAGGCATTACCAGACACAGAACAGTGACAGGAACACCACAACAGAACGACCTGGCAGAGAGAATGAATAGAACTCTTCTGGAaagggtcagatgtatgttgatcaatgcttctCTATCTAAGTCCTTTTGGGGAGAAGCATTATCTACTGCGTGCTATTTG GACAGTCAGATCAGTGTGAATGATAAACTACCGATTGAGGTGGAGTATTCTGTGCCAAATAAAGAGTCAGATGAGATGCAAGATTATGATATGACAGCGAGTGATCCAAAAGAGAACTTGAGTACCTATAATCTTGCAAGGGACAGAACCAGAAGGGAGATCCGAGCtcctaagaggtttggtgaaACTGATCTGGCTTGGTATGCACTTACAGTAGCTGAAGAGGTGGAGTATTCAGAGCCGGATACATATGATGAAGCTATGACGAGTAAACAGAAAAAcaagtggattgaagctatgaatgaagagatgaactcacTCGAGAAGAATCAAACCTGGACACTAGTAGACAGACCTAAGCATCAAAAGACattgggatgcaa GTTGGGGTTGAAGTTTGAGAAACAGCAAGATGGGATTGATCCGGtagttggatatgtggattcaAATTTTGCTGGAAACTTAGACACGAGAAAGTCGTtgactggatatgtgttcaccttttatggCACAACGATCACCTGGAAGTCAAATCTACAGTCAGTGGTTGCTctttctaccactgaggcagaattcatAGTAGTTACGGAGGCCATAAAAGAAGGATTGTGGTTAAAGGGGATGATAGCAGAGTTGGGtgtaaaacaagatcaagttgta ATAGCATCAGAAGAAAATCATACAGATGCTATGACGAAGTCACTgccgtatgctaagttcaagaaatgtttggaTTTAGTTAATGCGGTGATTGGAAATTAG